From one Plasmodium knowlesi strain H genome assembly, chromosome: 11 genomic stretch:
- a CDS encoding RNA-binding protein, putative, producing the protein MNANDGEETQLDNPSPTQNDKSNKSKPHLRKAAGVVWKDSSLDDWPENDFRIFCGNLGNEVTTDILANAFRKYKSFNMAKVIREKRNNKTKGYGFVSLSNPQDMLDALKNMNNKFIGNRPIIVKRSKWKDREVDSKKNKDFDSFVQNIYVPSKKFRKFKKPVRSENKEVQDKLINKNGMNY; encoded by the exons ATGAACGCCAACGACGGAGAAGAGACGCAACTGGATAATCCATCCCCCACCCAAAATGACAAATCGAATAAATCCAAA CCACATTTACGGAAGGCAGCGGGGGTAGTGTGGAAGGACTCATCATTGGATGATTGGCCAGAAAATGACTTTCGCATTTTTTGCGGAAATTTAGGAAACGAAGTGACTACGGACATTTTGGCCAATGCCTTTAGAAAGTACAAATCGTTTAACATGGCGAAG GTAATTcgggagaaaagaaacaacaaAACGAAAGGCTATGGTTTTGTGTCCCTCTCGAATCCCCAAGATATGCTAGATGCgttgaaaaatatgaacaataaATTTATTGGCAATAGACCAATCATTGTTAAGAGGAGCAAGTGGAAAGACAGAGAAGTGgactccaaaaaaaataaagatttTGATAGCTTCGTCcagaatatatatgttcctTCCAAGAAATTTAGGAAATTCAAAAAACCCGTCAGAAGTGAAAATAAAG AAGTCCAAGACAAATTGATAAACAAAAACGGAATGAATTATTGA